In bacterium, the genomic stretch CCAGCAAGAGCTTTGGCTACGGCCGCCTGGAGATCCTGGCAGCGCTGTTCAACGGCATGTTGCTCGGCGGCGTCAGCGTCGGAATCGCACTCGAATCGATCGAACGCCTGACGACTTCGGCCAAGCCCGAAATCGATGCGCCGCTGATGTTCGGCGTAGCGGTCGTGGGTCTGATCGCGAACGCAATCTCGGCGGCCATCCTGTCGCACGGCGCGCACGACAACCTGAACGTGCGCGGCGCCTTCCTGCACGTCCTGGGCGACCTGTTGGGTTCGATCGCCGCGATCTTCGCCGCGGCCTGCATCTACTTCTGGGACTTCGCGATGGCCGACGCCCTGGTCGGGCTCTTGATCGCCGGACTGCTGGTCTACTCGGCGATTCGCCTGGTGCGCGAGTCCGCGCACATCCTGCTCGAAGGCGCCCCCGGACACCTGGATCTGAACGAGATCGCCGCACGGGTCGGGGAAATCCAGGGGGTCCAGTCGATCCACGATCTGCACATCTGGACGGTGACCTCGGGATTCCTTTCGATGAGCGCCCACATCGATCTGGAGGCGGGAGCCGACGC encodes the following:
- a CDS encoding cation transporter, which translates into the protein MALTHDHAHGHEAHGHVHPPADSGSERRLRIAFTLTTTILVFEAIGAWLSGSVALLADAGHMLTDAGALGVALFAARLSQKPHTASKSFGYGRLEILAALFNGMLLGGVSVGIALESIERLTTSAKPEIDAPLMFGVAVVGLIANAISAAILSHGAHDNLNVRGAFLHVLGDLLGSIAAIFAAACIYFWDFAMADALVGLLIAGLLVYSAIRLVRESAHILLEGAPGHLDLNEIAARVGEIQGVQSIHDLHIWTVTSGFLSMSAHIDLEAGADAESVRRVVHQLLHQEYRIHHTTIQTEQGPGLINIERPPDR